In one window of Streptomyces roseofulvus DNA:
- a CDS encoding HEXXH motif domain-containing protein: MQTDAGHPPARAAHHLVPSADFDALAAGRGGPDTVRFLRTTEYSRRLLLLRALLDTAARTPGALGPLPSVDSAWAALAAAQERAPEEFRELLLHPQVGSWLGHGLRRLRHTAWGDGPLWTDLGQVYALCAVAALRAGLPLSTTVPLRDGTVMFPGLGLAVLPGRPALGTAEVAVAAGRLTVEPHREAVGPPAAPGGDAPGWLALRGLHARVAGRPVGCLLDDVDPYRDLGDPLPPARLAPAAAAGWQDGFRGAFEVLEACDPEAAEALAVGLRSLTPVDPSPTGVVLSASSGDAFGGLLTSLPPDPVTFAVTLVHEFQHTKLGALLHLLTLERDGGEERHHAPWRDDPRPLSGLLQGAYAFLGITDFWARHLDRAPAAERASAAFEFAFARRQTREAVRTLAADPALTAHGRRFVAGMSARLDTWESDGRVGPEVDAWAALAADDHRTEWRIRHLAPAPADVRALAESFVAGAPPPDLPPPVLTPDPTPRWSHTRVRLIRHLLTPSATARPAAPAADHALLAGDPAAAAAYTGLLAEDPDSPEAWTGLVLAVTRAAPPPRGLLDRPELLRPLHRELRTTSPHALARWLAAAR, from the coding sequence GTGCAGACCGACGCAGGTCACCCGCCGGCCCGTGCCGCGCACCATCTCGTCCCCTCGGCGGACTTCGACGCCCTGGCCGCCGGCCGGGGCGGCCCGGACACCGTCCGCTTCCTGCGGACGACCGAGTACAGCAGGCGGCTCCTGCTGCTCCGGGCGCTGCTCGACACGGCGGCGCGGACCCCCGGCGCGCTGGGGCCGCTGCCGTCCGTGGACAGCGCGTGGGCGGCGCTGGCGGCCGCCCAGGAGCGGGCCCCGGAGGAGTTCCGGGAGCTGCTGCTCCATCCGCAGGTGGGCAGCTGGCTCGGCCACGGGCTGCGCCGGCTGCGGCACACCGCCTGGGGCGACGGGCCGCTCTGGACCGACCTCGGGCAGGTGTACGCGCTCTGCGCCGTCGCCGCGCTGCGCGCCGGGCTGCCGCTGTCCACCACCGTGCCGCTGCGGGACGGCACCGTGATGTTCCCGGGCCTCGGGCTCGCGGTGCTGCCGGGGCGCCCGGCCCTGGGGACGGCGGAGGTGGCGGTGGCGGCGGGCCGGCTGACGGTCGAGCCGCACCGGGAGGCCGTGGGCCCGCCCGCCGCGCCGGGGGGCGACGCCCCCGGCTGGCTGGCGCTGCGCGGGCTGCACGCGCGCGTGGCGGGGCGGCCGGTGGGCTGCCTCCTGGATGACGTCGATCCCTACCGTGACCTGGGGGACCCGCTGCCGCCGGCCCGGCTCGCCCCGGCGGCGGCGGCCGGCTGGCAGGACGGGTTCCGGGGGGCGTTCGAGGTCCTGGAGGCGTGCGACCCGGAGGCGGCGGAGGCGCTGGCGGTGGGGTTACGGAGCCTGACGCCGGTGGACCCGTCGCCGACCGGGGTGGTGCTCAGCGCCTCGTCCGGCGACGCCTTCGGCGGTCTGCTGACCTCGCTGCCGCCGGACCCGGTGACCTTCGCGGTCACCCTGGTCCACGAGTTCCAGCACACCAAACTGGGCGCGCTGCTGCACCTGCTGACGCTGGAGCGGGACGGCGGCGAGGAACGGCACCACGCCCCCTGGCGGGACGACCCCCGCCCGCTGAGCGGCCTGCTCCAGGGGGCGTACGCCTTCCTGGGCATCACCGACTTCTGGGCCCGGCACCTGGACCGCGCCCCCGCGGCCGAACGGGCTTCGGCCGCCTTCGAGTTCGCGTTCGCCCGCCGGCAGACCCGGGAGGCCGTCCGGACCCTCGCCGCCGACCCCGCGCTCACGGCCCACGGGCGCCGTTTCGTGGCCGGCATGAGCGCCCGCCTCGACACCTGGGAGTCCGACGGCCGGGTGGGCCCGGAGGTGGACGCGTGGGCGGCGCTGGCCGCCGACGACCACCGCACCGAGTGGCGGATCCGCCATCTGGCCCCGGCGCCCGCCGACGTCCGCGCCCTGGCCGAGTCCTTCGTCGCCGGGGCCCCGCCCCCCGACCTCCCGCCGCCCGTCCTCACTCCCGACCCGACCCCGCGCTGGTCCCACACCCGCGTCCGTCTGATCCGCCACCTCCTCACCCCGTCGGCCACCGCCCGCCCCGCCGCCCCGGCCGCCGACCACGCCCTGCTCGCCGGCGACCCCGCGGCCGCCGCGGCCTACACCGGCCTGCTGGCCGAGGACCCGGACTCCCCGGAGGCGTGGACGGGCCTGGTCCTCGCCGTCACCAGGGCCGCCCCGCCGCCCCGCGGCCTCCTCGACCGCCCGGAACTCCTCCGCCCCCTCCACCGCGAGCTCCGCACGACCTCCCCCCACGCCCTCGCCCGCTGGCTCGCGGCCGCCCGGTGA
- a CDS encoding effector-associated domain 2-containing protein produces MTGARPERTYAVVVGAERYAAGPSWDLPGPAADARRFTAWLRGRGVPASHIALLLAPLPGAGGPEVDVPEGAAGREAVQEVLTRRLPGLEGDLLWVFWGGHGVTDPQGHRRLFYADAGPDDRRNLDLDAWLTAFSTDLVPGFRRQIWLVDSCQTFVEDLMLARSLPQELPPGGDRLPGREQFVLLASGRGQRAANDPVRQTGAFSRAVLAALAAADGTGAWPPDMAALADTVLREFTGGGQRPTSLWHRSWAGDEHRFDGSPAPAPTVPAPRRAVEEPVPDAALAALIGLLADWPGVTDQNQRQLVLGMLPGDLAGSIPRHGAARPDIISIVRTCRRHPGGLRALVDALTLLEPGSREQLLLAEWAECWLGPAPGGAPG; encoded by the coding sequence GTGACCGGGGCCCGCCCGGAGCGGACGTACGCGGTCGTCGTCGGCGCGGAGCGGTACGCGGCCGGCCCGTCCTGGGACCTGCCGGGGCCCGCCGCCGACGCCCGCCGCTTCACCGCCTGGCTGCGCGGGCGCGGGGTGCCCGCGTCGCACATCGCGCTGCTGCTGGCGCCGCTGCCGGGGGCGGGCGGGCCGGAGGTCGACGTACCGGAGGGGGCCGCCGGGCGGGAGGCCGTGCAGGAGGTGCTCACCCGGCGGCTGCCGGGGCTGGAGGGCGACCTGCTGTGGGTGTTCTGGGGCGGGCACGGGGTCACCGACCCGCAGGGGCACCGGCGGCTCTTCTACGCCGACGCCGGCCCGGACGACCGGCGCAACCTCGACCTGGACGCGTGGCTGACCGCCTTCTCCACCGACCTCGTGCCCGGCTTCCGGCGGCAGATCTGGCTGGTGGACTCCTGCCAGACCTTCGTCGAGGACCTGATGCTCGCGCGCTCGCTGCCCCAGGAACTCCCGCCGGGCGGCGACCGGTTGCCGGGCCGGGAGCAGTTCGTGCTGCTGGCCTCCGGGCGGGGGCAGCGGGCGGCCAACGATCCGGTGCGGCAGACCGGGGCGTTCTCCCGCGCCGTGCTCGCGGCGCTGGCCGCTGCGGACGGCACGGGCGCCTGGCCGCCGGACATGGCGGCGCTCGCGGACACCGTGCTGCGGGAGTTCACCGGCGGCGGCCAGCGGCCGACCTCGCTCTGGCACCGCTCCTGGGCGGGCGACGAGCACCGCTTCGACGGCTCCCCCGCGCCCGCGCCGACCGTGCCCGCCCCGCGGCGGGCCGTGGAGGAGCCGGTGCCGGACGCGGCCCTGGCCGCGCTGATCGGCCTGCTCGCCGACTGGCCCGGCGTCACCGACCAGAACCAGCGGCAGCTCGTCCTCGGGATGCTCCCCGGCGACCTGGCCGGGTCCATCCCCCGGCACGGGGCCGCCCGGCCCGACATCATCAGCATCGTCCGGACCTGCCGACGCCATCCCGGCGGCCTCCGCGCCCTGGTCGACGCCCTCACCCTGCTCGAACCGGGCTCGCGGGAGCAGCTCCTGCTCGCGGAGTGGGCGGAGTGCTGGCTGGGGCCCGCACCAGGGGGCGCACCCGGCTGA
- a CDS encoding cation:proton antiporter gives MSTDSVVTHVVAALAVVIAASHAAGALARRLGQPPVIGQLFAGIALGPSLLGLLPGGVYEKLFPEQIQPVLTSLAQVALVFFLFAVGYELDLGLLRHQKAVTAVSVTGFVLPMLLGAGIVLALPDAFAEVNDGRPVDATFVLYMAVALSITAVPVLASIIKDQGIARTGPGTIAMAAAGIIDALSWPVLAVVLVGGAHGSAREWALKAVLLAGYVLVMLFAVRPLLARWFRRTGGTAARVPLAVTLALASAGATSALGLHVIFGALLAGLVMPRLPDGSPDARILGPLQDIGGLLLPMFFAISGTAVVLGRLRASDLLVLAVICAAAVAGKVGAGTVSARGARRSWRDALLIGVLLNTRGLTELIVLNVGLQAGVIGPRLYALLVVMALLTTAATGPLIRVLHRPDGTPPRPPVERRVPEGRSGAGAASPVAADAEAAPSP, from the coding sequence GTGAGCACGGACTCTGTCGTCACGCATGTCGTCGCCGCTCTCGCCGTGGTGATCGCCGCGTCGCACGCCGCCGGCGCGCTGGCCCGGAGACTCGGCCAACCCCCCGTCATCGGACAGCTGTTCGCGGGCATCGCGCTCGGTCCGAGTCTGCTCGGCCTGCTGCCCGGCGGGGTGTACGAGAAGCTGTTCCCGGAGCAGATCCAGCCCGTCCTCACCTCGCTGGCCCAAGTCGCCCTGGTCTTCTTCCTCTTCGCCGTCGGATACGAGCTCGACCTCGGGCTGCTCCGCCACCAGAAGGCCGTCACCGCCGTCTCGGTGACCGGATTCGTCCTCCCCATGCTGCTCGGCGCGGGCATCGTCCTGGCCCTCCCGGACGCCTTCGCCGAGGTCAACGACGGCCGCCCGGTCGACGCCACCTTCGTGCTCTACATGGCGGTCGCGCTCTCCATCACGGCCGTGCCCGTCCTCGCCAGCATCATCAAGGACCAGGGGATCGCCCGGACCGGACCCGGCACGATCGCCATGGCCGCGGCGGGCATCATCGACGCCCTGAGCTGGCCGGTGCTCGCGGTCGTCCTGGTCGGCGGCGCGCACGGCTCGGCGCGCGAGTGGGCGCTCAAGGCCGTCCTGCTCGCCGGCTACGTGCTGGTCATGCTCTTCGCCGTACGGCCCCTGCTGGCCCGGTGGTTCCGGCGGACGGGCGGCACGGCGGCCCGCGTCCCGCTCGCGGTCACCCTCGCCCTCGCCTCCGCGGGGGCGACCAGCGCCCTCGGCCTGCACGTCATCTTCGGCGCGCTGCTCGCCGGGCTGGTGATGCCCCGGCTGCCCGACGGCTCCCCGGACGCCCGGATCCTCGGCCCGCTCCAGGACATCGGCGGGCTGTTGCTGCCGATGTTCTTCGCGATCTCCGGGACGGCCGTCGTGCTCGGCCGACTGCGCGCCTCCGACCTGCTCGTCCTCGCGGTGATATGCGCCGCGGCGGTGGCGGGCAAGGTGGGGGCAGGGACGGTCTCGGCCCGGGGCGCCCGCCGGTCGTGGCGGGACGCGCTGCTGATCGGCGTCCTGCTCAACACCCGCGGCCTGACCGAGCTGATCGTGCTCAACGTCGGCCTCCAGGCCGGCGTGATCGGCCCCCGGCTCTACGCGCTGCTCGTCGTGATGGCGCTCCTCACCACGGCCGCCACCGGGCCGCTGATCCGGGTGCTGCACCGCCCGGACGGGACGCCGCCCCGGCCGCCGGTCGAGCGGAGGGTGCCGGAAGGGCGGTCGGGGGCGGGCGCCGCCTCGCCGGTCGCCGCCGACGCGGAGGCCGCCCCCAGCCCCTGA
- a CDS encoding ABC transporter ATP-binding protein — translation MLIRLLRTHLRPYRKPIALLVLLQFLATCASLYLPTLNADIIDEGVVNGDTGYILRFGALMIGVSVIQVLCNIGAVYYGARTASAVGRDVRGAVYDRVQSFSARELGQFGAPSLITRTTNDVQQVQMLVLMGFTLMVSAPIMCVGGIVMALGQDVPLSGVLLAVVPVLGVSVSLIVKRMRPLFRTMQERLDTVNRVLREQITGNRVIRAFVKDGYEEERFRGSNAELTDVSMATGRLMALMFPTVMTVVNVSSVAVVWFGAHRIDSGGMEIGALTAFLAYLMQIVMAVMMATFMFMMVPRAEVCAERIEEVLATSTSVVPPAEPVTALDRRGHLEVRAADFRYPGAEESVLRDVELVARPGETTAIIGSTGSGKSTLLGLVPRLFDVTGGEVLVDGVDVRKLDPSLMARTVGLVPQKPYLFSGTVASNLRYGNPDATDEELWHALEVAQAADFVRKLERGLEAPVAQGGTNVSGGQRQRLAIARTLVQRPEIYLFDDSFSALDYETDARLRAALAEETSDATVVIVAQRVSTIRDADRIVVLDEGRVVGTGRHHELMAGNETYREIVLSQLTEAEAA, via the coding sequence GTGCTCATAAGACTTCTCCGAACCCACCTGCGGCCCTATCGAAAACCCATCGCCCTGCTCGTCCTGCTCCAGTTCCTGGCGACCTGCGCGAGCCTCTATCTGCCCACCCTGAACGCCGACATCATCGACGAGGGCGTCGTCAACGGGGACACCGGCTACATCCTGCGGTTCGGCGCGCTGATGATCGGCGTGTCCGTGATCCAGGTGCTGTGCAACATCGGTGCCGTGTACTACGGCGCGCGGACCGCCTCCGCGGTCGGCCGCGACGTGCGCGGCGCCGTCTACGACCGGGTCCAGTCCTTCTCGGCGCGCGAGCTGGGCCAGTTCGGCGCGCCGTCGCTGATCACCCGGACGACCAACGACGTCCAGCAGGTCCAGATGCTGGTGCTGATGGGCTTCACCCTGATGGTCTCCGCGCCCATCATGTGCGTCGGCGGCATCGTGATGGCCCTCGGCCAGGACGTGCCGCTCTCCGGGGTGCTGCTCGCCGTGGTGCCGGTGCTCGGCGTCTCCGTCTCGCTGATCGTGAAGCGGATGCGGCCGCTCTTCCGGACCATGCAGGAGCGCCTCGACACGGTGAACCGGGTGCTGCGCGAGCAGATCACCGGCAACCGGGTGATCCGCGCCTTCGTGAAGGACGGGTACGAGGAGGAGCGCTTCCGGGGCTCCAACGCCGAACTGACCGACGTCTCGATGGCGACGGGCCGGCTGATGGCGCTGATGTTCCCGACCGTGATGACGGTCGTGAACGTGTCCAGCGTGGCCGTGGTCTGGTTCGGCGCGCACCGCATCGACAGCGGCGGGATGGAGATCGGCGCGCTGACCGCCTTCCTCGCCTATCTGATGCAGATCGTGATGGCGGTCATGATGGCCACCTTCATGTTCATGATGGTGCCGCGCGCCGAGGTCTGCGCCGAGCGGATCGAGGAGGTCCTGGCGACCTCGACGAGCGTGGTGCCGCCGGCCGAGCCGGTGACGGCGCTCGACCGGCGCGGCCACCTGGAGGTCAGGGCGGCGGACTTCCGCTACCCGGGCGCCGAGGAGTCCGTGCTCCGGGACGTGGAGCTGGTGGCCCGCCCCGGCGAGACCACCGCGATCATCGGCTCGACCGGCTCCGGCAAGTCGACCCTGCTGGGTCTGGTGCCGCGGCTGTTCGACGTGACCGGCGGCGAGGTCCTGGTCGACGGGGTCGACGTGCGGAAGCTGGACCCGTCGCTGATGGCGCGGACCGTCGGGCTCGTCCCGCAGAAGCCGTACCTGTTCTCGGGGACGGTGGCGTCGAACCTGCGGTACGGCAACCCGGACGCGACCGACGAGGAGTTGTGGCACGCCCTGGAGGTGGCGCAGGCGGCCGACTTCGTACGGAAGCTGGAGCGCGGCCTGGAGGCGCCGGTGGCGCAGGGCGGCACCAATGTGTCCGGTGGTCAGCGGCAGCGGCTCGCGATCGCGCGGACGCTGGTCCAGCGGCCGGAGATCTACCTCTTCGACGACTCGTTCTCCGCGCTCGACTACGAGACGGACGCCCGGCTGCGGGCGGCGCTCGCGGAGGAGACCTCGGACGCGACCGTGGTGATCGTCGCCCAGCGGGTGTCGACCATCCGGGACGCCGACCGGATCGTGGTCCTCGACGAGGGCCGGGTCGTCGGCACCGGGCGGCACCACGAGCTGATGGCGGGGAACGAGACGTACCGGGAGATCGTGCTCTCCCAGCTGACCGAGGCGGAGGCAGCCTGA
- a CDS encoding alpha/beta hydrolase, with protein sequence MTEPTVGSLRVPGAALRYEVRGRGPLLLLIPGGAGGAAAVEEIADAFAADHTVVSYDPRGMGGSPLDDPEAEQRVSEHADDALRLLDEVSPGEPARVFGASSGAIAALHLLATRPDRVERVVAHEPPVVEVLPDAAVHRALVARVQETLRTRGLMPAMSVFAEGLRKEGGGDTAGPRGVTELPPRAAARRERTMADLPYFVGRIVPSFMAYTPDADRLAGLSGRLVLAGGEDSRGELPYRAAAFLADRLGSELRHFPGGHTGLTTHPAAFGAHLREALGA encoded by the coding sequence ATGACCGAGCCCACCGTCGGAAGCCTGCGCGTGCCCGGCGCGGCCCTGCGCTACGAGGTCCGCGGCCGGGGCCCGCTCCTGCTGCTGATCCCCGGCGGCGCGGGCGGCGCGGCCGCCGTCGAGGAGATCGCCGACGCCTTCGCCGCCGACCACACCGTCGTCTCCTACGACCCGCGCGGCATGGGCGGCAGCCCCCTGGACGACCCCGAGGCCGAGCAGCGGGTGTCCGAGCACGCCGACGACGCCCTGCGCCTGCTGGACGAGGTGTCGCCCGGCGAGCCCGCCCGGGTGTTCGGCGCCAGCTCGGGGGCGATCGCCGCCCTCCACCTGCTCGCCACCCGCCCCGACCGGGTCGAGCGCGTCGTCGCGCACGAGCCGCCGGTGGTGGAGGTCCTGCCGGACGCCGCCGTGCACCGCGCGCTCGTCGCACGCGTCCAGGAGACGCTGAGGACCCGGGGGCTCATGCCGGCGATGAGCGTGTTCGCCGAGGGGCTGCGGAAGGAGGGCGGGGGCGACACCGCCGGGCCGCGGGGCGTCACCGAACTGCCGCCGCGGGCGGCCGCGCGGCGGGAGCGCACCATGGCCGACCTGCCGTACTTCGTCGGGCGCATCGTGCCGAGCTTCATGGCCTACACCCCGGATGCAGACCGCCTGGCGGGACTCTCCGGCCGGCTCGTCCTCGCCGGCGGCGAGGACTCGCGCGGCGAACTCCCGTACCGTGCGGCCGCCTTCCTGGCCGACCGCCTCGGCTCGGAGCTCCGGCACTTCCCCGGCGGGCACACCGGCCTCACCACCCACCCCGCCGCGTTCGGCGCGCACCTCCGCGAGGCCCTCGGCGCCTGA
- a CDS encoding FGGY family carbohydrate kinase, which translates to MGIVAGLDSSSDATRIVVCDTDTGAVLRQGHAPHPVDAKATDVDPQAWLLSLGEAATGGLLEGVEAIGVCAQAHGVVPLDAQGGLVRPALVGNDKRAQVAAADLVDALGGRDAWAEAVGTVPQSGLPIAKLRWLARTEPEHAARVAAVLQPHDWLVWQLLGRPARRTTDRGAASGTGYWSARTGAYRPDLVELALGQAVALPEVLGPAEPAGTTPEGLLISAGTGETMAAAFGLGLGAGDAVVSLGASGSVMAVHHQAVDRPGAAVTSYADATGMHLPVVSVTNAVRTLRGTAEMLGLESLDELSALALKSTPGSSGLVLLPYLEGERTPHLPHTAGTLTGLRREAMKPEHLARSAFEGMLCGLGDALDVVRGRGVEVRRIFLLGAAAALPAVQALAPALFGAQVVVPQPADYAALGAARQAAWALGVARGTLAPSAPPAWQGAAAQILEPGEELAVGQAVRQQYVAAREQIHPGAFDA; encoded by the coding sequence ATGGGGATAGTCGCCGGACTGGACAGTTCTTCGGACGCCACGCGCATCGTCGTCTGTGACACCGACACGGGAGCCGTACTGAGGCAGGGGCATGCCCCGCACCCGGTCGACGCCAAGGCCACCGACGTCGACCCGCAGGCATGGCTGCTCTCGCTCGGGGAGGCCGCGACCGGCGGTCTCCTCGAAGGCGTGGAGGCCATCGGCGTGTGCGCGCAGGCGCACGGCGTCGTGCCGCTCGACGCCCAGGGCGGCCTGGTGCGGCCGGCGCTGGTCGGCAACGACAAGCGGGCCCAGGTCGCCGCCGCCGACCTCGTCGACGCGCTCGGCGGGCGCGACGCGTGGGCCGAGGCCGTCGGCACCGTCCCCCAGTCCGGGCTGCCGATCGCCAAGCTGCGCTGGCTGGCCCGTACCGAACCCGAGCACGCGGCCAGGGTCGCCGCCGTGCTCCAGCCGCACGACTGGCTGGTCTGGCAGCTCCTCGGCCGCCCCGCCCGCCGCACCACCGACCGCGGCGCCGCCTCCGGCACCGGCTACTGGTCGGCCCGCACCGGCGCCTACCGCCCCGACCTCGTCGAGCTGGCCCTCGGGCAGGCCGTCGCGCTGCCCGAGGTGCTCGGCCCCGCCGAGCCCGCCGGCACCACCCCCGAGGGGCTGCTGATCTCCGCCGGCACCGGTGAGACCATGGCCGCCGCCTTCGGGCTCGGGCTCGGCGCCGGCGACGCCGTCGTCTCGCTCGGCGCCTCCGGCTCCGTCATGGCCGTCCACCACCAGGCCGTCGACCGGCCCGGCGCCGCCGTCACCTCGTACGCCGACGCCACCGGCATGCACCTGCCGGTCGTCTCCGTCACCAACGCGGTCCGGACCCTGCGCGGCACCGCCGAGATGCTGGGCCTGGAGTCGCTGGACGAGCTGTCCGCGCTCGCCCTGAAGTCCACCCCCGGCTCCTCCGGTCTCGTGCTCCTCCCCTACCTGGAGGGCGAGCGGACCCCGCACCTGCCGCACACCGCCGGCACCCTCACCGGGCTGCGCCGCGAGGCGATGAAGCCCGAGCACCTGGCGCGGTCCGCCTTCGAGGGCATGCTGTGCGGCCTCGGCGACGCCCTGGACGTGGTGCGCGGCCGGGGCGTCGAGGTCCGGCGGATCTTCCTGCTCGGCGCGGCGGCCGCGCTGCCCGCCGTCCAGGCCCTGGCGCCCGCGCTGTTCGGCGCGCAGGTCGTCGTCCCCCAGCCGGCCGACTACGCGGCGCTGGGCGCGGCCCGGCAGGCCGCCTGGGCGCTGGGCGTGGCCCGCGGGACGCTCGCCCCGTCCGCCCCGCCGGCCTGGCAGGGCGCCGCCGCGCAGATCCTGGAGCCGGGCGAGGAGCTGGCGGTGGGCCAGGCGGTGCGCCAGCAGTACGTGGCGGCGCGGGAACAGATCCACCCGGGGGCGTTCGACGCCTGA
- a CDS encoding YtxH domain-containing protein produces MRYKLTFAAGLALGYVIGTRAGRERYERMKKAAQDFAQNPAVRNAAESAAQTGRQYAGKAAHVVGDKVGDHLPSSVTDRVAALRGRAHANGQVAEDDDWGTSNT; encoded by the coding sequence GTGCGGTACAAGCTGACGTTCGCCGCGGGTCTCGCGCTCGGTTACGTGATCGGAACGCGCGCCGGGCGCGAGCGGTACGAGCGGATGAAGAAGGCCGCCCAGGACTTCGCGCAGAACCCGGCCGTGCGGAACGCGGCCGAGTCCGCCGCGCAGACCGGCCGGCAGTACGCGGGGAAGGCGGCGCACGTGGTCGGCGACAAGGTGGGCGACCACCTGCCGTCCTCCGTCACCGACCGGGTGGCCGCCCTGCGCGGACGCGCCCACGCCAACGGGCAGGTCGCCGAGGACGACGACTGGGGCACCAGCAACACCTGA
- a CDS encoding TetR/AcrR family transcriptional regulator: MVRAGLTADRVTVAGAEVADEVGFDRVSMSRVARRLGVKDASLYAHVRSLEDLRGRIALLAADEKTVRIAEATAGLSGRDALVAFADAWRAYAHEHPGRYAATQAAIEIDPRLAADAPGPRRAVELTYGMLRGYRLSEPDLTDAVRLLRSTFHGFVALEAAGGFAHARTPQRSWERALDALHTLLEHWPTAREGDS; this comes from the coding sequence ATGGTGCGGGCCGGGTTGACGGCGGATCGGGTGACGGTCGCGGGGGCCGAGGTGGCGGACGAGGTCGGGTTCGACCGGGTGTCCATGTCGCGGGTGGCGCGGCGGCTCGGGGTGAAGGACGCGAGCCTCTACGCGCACGTGCGGAGCCTGGAGGACCTGCGCGGCCGGATCGCGCTGCTGGCGGCGGACGAGAAGACCGTCCGCATCGCCGAGGCGACGGCGGGGCTGTCGGGCCGGGACGCGCTGGTGGCGTTCGCCGACGCATGGCGGGCGTACGCCCACGAGCACCCGGGGCGTTACGCGGCGACGCAGGCCGCGATCGAGATCGACCCACGACTGGCGGCCGACGCGCCCGGACCGCGCCGCGCGGTGGAGCTGACGTACGGGATGCTGCGCGGCTACCGGCTGTCCGAGCCCGATCTGACCGACGCGGTCCGGCTGCTGCGCAGCACCTTCCACGGCTTCGTCGCCCTGGAGGCGGCGGGCGGCTTCGCCCACGCGCGCACGCCGCAGCGGTCCTGGGAGCGCGCCCTCGACGCCCTGCACACCCTCCTGGAGCACTGGCCGACCGCCCGAGAAGGAGACTCCTGA